In Desulfurobacterium pacificum, the following proteins share a genomic window:
- a CDS encoding EAL domain-containing protein: MNPLFPQLEGKNLWNWKDLHGKFVHREFENVVLYSPNHEGFVTYYWYLPGTKKVDEKIAFVKLFKPYNWIIGGGFYLSDYRDYVKRILLGEGRLSSVFVIDCSSPAKAMSSKFWKVIDCTNSDVYREGVFVTDDKNIYYIKYFPRWNWFVGSYVSKDALVQEVAALKEDIFPKINSLLVFSSLVVLVVFGGALLGLGYLFGELYKTLKKVTETNEKLKKLSREMYLRAYTDDLTGLPNRKKLLEDILSKECSEKVFFALINIRNFREVNDLFGLEEGDGILKKFALTLNSMVKEIDPSMKVYRVRGDKFGVLKCGSDANEEEFISIIKELIRNLEESEFEVGEVKFKLDVVAGVSKNRDNLIIESEIAEQEAKKRNMDIYVFDSELEEIFKEMHKNIIIATELKEAIVEDRIIPVFQPIIDLRSDNVDKYEVLMRIKDKEGNFISPGDFLPVAKKISLYSKLSRRLIEKAIDVVKRKGIKVSINISSEDLASSENRRWLLEIIEDEDIAKNVCFEIVETEAFSDLNILKNFYSEIKERGSELAIDDFGSGYSNYEYISIIKPDYLKVDGSLISKILESEDVETLVKYIVKFAQDLKIKTVAEFVSSEEIYKKVIELGFDYGQGFYLGKPVTEDEL; encoded by the coding sequence TTGAATCCGCTTTTCCCTCAGTTGGAAGGTAAAAATCTGTGGAATTGGAAAGATTTACACGGTAAGTTTGTCCATAGAGAGTTTGAAAACGTAGTTCTGTATTCTCCCAACCATGAAGGTTTTGTAACTTATTATTGGTATTTACCGGGGACTAAGAAAGTAGATGAAAAGATAGCTTTTGTAAAGTTATTTAAACCTTACAATTGGATTATAGGGGGGGGATTTTACCTGTCAGATTATAGGGATTACGTTAAAAGGATATTACTTGGAGAGGGTCGTTTAAGTAGTGTTTTTGTAATTGATTGTTCTTCTCCTGCAAAGGCTATGTCTTCTAAATTTTGGAAAGTCATTGATTGTACTAATTCTGATGTTTATAGAGAAGGAGTTTTTGTTACGGATGATAAGAATATCTATTACATTAAGTACTTTCCCAGATGGAATTGGTTTGTTGGGAGTTATGTGAGTAAAGATGCTTTAGTTCAAGAAGTTGCTGCATTAAAAGAAGATATTTTTCCAAAAATTAATTCGCTGTTAGTGTTTAGTTCCCTTGTTGTATTGGTAGTGTTTGGGGGCGCTTTATTAGGGTTGGGTTATCTTTTTGGAGAACTTTATAAGACCTTGAAAAAGGTTACAGAAACTAATGAGAAACTTAAAAAGCTTTCAAGAGAAATGTATTTGCGAGCTTATACAGATGATTTGACAGGTTTGCCAAATAGAAAGAAGCTATTAGAAGATATCTTATCTAAGGAATGTTCCGAAAAAGTATTTTTTGCTCTGATTAATATCAGGAATTTTAGAGAGGTTAATGACCTCTTTGGTTTAGAGGAAGGGGATGGAATACTCAAAAAGTTTGCTTTGACTTTGAATTCTATGGTGAAAGAGATAGACCCCTCGATGAAGGTTTATAGGGTTAGAGGTGATAAGTTTGGAGTTTTGAAGTGCGGTTCTGATGCAAATGAAGAGGAGTTTATTTCCATAATTAAAGAACTTATAAGAAATCTTGAAGAAAGTGAATTTGAAGTTGGAGAAGTTAAGTTCAAGTTGGATGTTGTTGCTGGTGTATCTAAGAATAGAGATAACTTGATAATAGAATCTGAAATAGCTGAACAGGAAGCAAAGAAAAGAAATATGGATATATACGTTTTTGATAGTGAGCTTGAAGAGATATTTAAAGAAATGCATAAAAATATAATTATTGCTACAGAATTAAAAGAAGCTATAGTTGAAGATAGGATAATTCCTGTTTTTCAACCCATAATAGATTTGCGTTCTGATAACGTTGATAAGTATGAAGTATTGATGAGAATAAAGGATAAAGAAGGTAATTTTATTTCTCCGGGTGATTTCCTTCCTGTTGCGAAAAAAATTTCTCTTTACAGTAAGCTTTCAAGAAGATTAATAGAAAAAGCTATAGATGTGGTTAAGAGAAAGGGGATAAAAGTTTCAATCAATATTTCTTCAGAAGATTTAGCTTCTTCTGAAAATAGGAGATGGTTGTTAGAAATTATTGAAGATGAAGATATTGCTAAAAACGTGTGTTTTGAGATAGTAGAGACAGAGGCTTTTAGTGATTTGAATATCCTTAAGAACTTTTATTCGGAGATAAAAGAAAGGGGTTCTGAGCTTGCGATTGATGATTTCGGAAGTGGTTATTCTAATTACGAATACATTTCTATAATCAAGCCTGACTATTTGAAAGTTGACGGTAGTTTGATTTCCAAGATTTTAGAATCGGAAGATGTGGAAACGCTTGTTAAGTATATCGTTAAGTTTGCTCAAGACCTGAAAATTAAGACAGTTGCAGAGTTTGTTTCTTCTGAAGAGATTTATAAGAAAGTTATTGAGTTAGGATTTGATTACGGACAGGGATTCTATCTGGGTAAACCGGTGACTGAAGATGAGCTTTAA
- a CDS encoding histone deacetylase family protein, with product MKPAVIFDEIYLKHDLPTHPENALRLKYFLKSLPEFDIDLLKPKPVSYEILTAVHSENYIEDVRISCSENAPGFFDADTYYNIFTFDAAIMAAGAVEKAVELVKEEKYKKIFCAVRPPGHHATKDRAMGFCIFNNVAVGAVKALSLGFQKVFIVDFDAHHGNGTQEILQNIPSIFYFSTHQYPFYPGTGSPEENRENILNVPLNAGSGDYEYAQIYTELLPQKIEPFQPELILVSAGYDIHRDDPLTDLEVTDKGVEIIVNSIIKITNNLNIPVIFSLEGGYNLHALERCGRITFAALSS from the coding sequence GTGAAGCCGGCAGTGATTTTCGACGAAATATATCTAAAACACGACCTGCCCACCCATCCAGAAAACGCATTAAGGCTAAAGTACTTTCTCAAGTCCCTTCCAGAATTTGACATTGACCTTTTAAAGCCAAAGCCGGTCAGCTACGAAATTTTAACTGCCGTTCATTCAGAAAACTACATAGAAGATGTAAGAATTTCCTGCAGTGAGAACGCTCCCGGCTTCTTTGATGCAGACACTTACTACAACATTTTCACCTTTGACGCTGCAATTATGGCAGCAGGAGCGGTAGAAAAGGCAGTAGAACTTGTAAAAGAGGAAAAATACAAAAAGATTTTCTGTGCCGTCCGCCCTCCCGGCCACCACGCAACTAAAGATAGAGCAATGGGATTTTGCATCTTTAACAACGTTGCCGTTGGAGCGGTAAAAGCTCTATCTCTTGGATTTCAAAAAGTATTCATAGTTGACTTTGACGCCCACCACGGCAACGGAACTCAAGAAATACTTCAGAATATCCCCTCTATTTTCTATTTCTCTACTCACCAGTATCCCTTTTATCCCGGAACGGGAAGCCCAGAAGAAAATAGAGAAAATATCCTGAACGTTCCCCTAAACGCAGGTAGCGGTGACTATGAATACGCTCAAATCTACACAGAACTACTGCCACAAAAGATAGAACCATTTCAGCCAGAACTAATCTTAGTTTCAGCAGGTTACGACATCCACAGAGACGACCCTTTAACGGACCTTGAAGTAACCGACAAAGGCGTTGAAATAATAGTTAATTCAATAATTAAAATCACCAATAACCTGAATATTCCAGTAATCTTCTCTCTTGAAGGCGGATACAACCTTCACGCTTTAGAAAGGTGCGGTAGAATCACTTTTGCCGCACTTTCCTCTTAA
- the rnr gene encoding ribonuclease R, which translates to MPEDKRIRYDVLLTHEDCKKVEDGDYVVVEIVSYPSETRGPVGKVIENLGKKGAKLDIELIIRKFDLPVEFPPEVLEEAEKIPEKVTEKEIKDRVDLRDQLCFTIDGETAKDFDDAVAIEKLPNGNYKLFVHIADVSHYVKPGSALDLEAYKRGTSVYFPDRCIPMLPEKLSNGICSLNPGVDRLTFTCEMEINKKGIVIDYKIYESVIHSKARLTYTIAQKIIDGDEEAQKQFPHVVEPLKHMYELAQILHRKRYKRGSLDFDLPEPVVVLNAEGEPVDIYKAERLWSHRIIEEFMIVANETVAEYMFWTDYPSIYRVHESPDREKLQEFLNFVRSLGIRVPAVKNDIQPKLLQKILEQVEGKPEEKLVNYLMLRTMARAKYSPDNIGHFGLASTHYTHFTSPIRRYADLQLHRLVKMALKGEFTPESIPAWEEKLEIVCKHVTERSINADEAERDVIELKKLQFAANHIGEVFEAIITGVTEQGLYVETIEQVIPGFVHVTNLKNDYYMCIPKQYCLVGEKSGTVFRIGDRVLVKLLNVDLENRKAEFEMVRKLK; encoded by the coding sequence ATTCCTGAAGACAAACGAATTCGCTACGACGTTCTTCTAACCCACGAAGACTGCAAAAAAGTAGAAGACGGCGACTACGTAGTAGTAGAAATCGTCTCATACCCTTCCGAAACGAGAGGTCCCGTCGGCAAAGTAATAGAAAACTTAGGCAAAAAAGGTGCAAAGTTAGACATAGAACTCATAATAAGAAAGTTTGACCTCCCTGTAGAGTTTCCGCCGGAAGTTTTAGAAGAAGCGGAAAAAATCCCCGAAAAAGTCACTGAAAAAGAGATTAAAGACAGAGTTGACCTAAGAGACCAGCTCTGCTTCACGATAGACGGTGAAACCGCTAAAGACTTTGACGACGCAGTAGCCATAGAAAAACTGCCAAACGGCAACTACAAACTGTTTGTTCATATCGCAGATGTATCTCACTACGTCAAGCCAGGCAGCGCTTTAGACTTAGAAGCCTACAAAAGAGGCACAAGCGTTTACTTCCCAGACAGATGTATTCCCATGCTTCCAGAAAAACTCTCAAACGGCATCTGCTCACTCAACCCGGGCGTTGACAGGCTAACATTCACCTGCGAAATGGAAATAAATAAAAAAGGCATCGTAATAGATTACAAAATCTACGAAAGCGTCATTCACAGCAAGGCGCGCCTTACCTACACGATAGCCCAGAAAATAATAGACGGCGACGAAGAAGCACAAAAGCAGTTTCCCCACGTAGTAGAACCTTTAAAGCACATGTACGAACTGGCACAGATACTTCACAGAAAAAGATACAAAAGAGGTTCCTTAGACTTTGACTTGCCCGAACCTGTCGTAGTTCTCAACGCAGAAGGCGAACCCGTTGACATTTACAAGGCAGAAAGGCTCTGGAGCCACAGGATAATAGAAGAATTTATGATAGTGGCAAACGAAACAGTTGCAGAGTATATGTTCTGGACAGACTACCCCAGCATATACAGGGTTCACGAATCCCCCGACAGAGAAAAACTTCAGGAGTTCCTTAACTTTGTAAGAAGTTTGGGCATAAGAGTGCCGGCAGTCAAAAACGACATTCAGCCAAAACTCCTTCAAAAAATCCTTGAACAGGTAGAAGGAAAACCTGAAGAAAAGTTAGTTAATTACTTAATGCTCAGAACTATGGCAAGGGCAAAATACTCACCAGATAACATCGGACACTTCGGACTTGCCTCAACCCACTACACCCACTTCACCTCCCCTATAAGAAGATACGCAGACCTCCAACTCCACAGGCTCGTAAAGATGGCACTGAAAGGCGAATTCACGCCAGAAAGCATTCCTGCATGGGAAGAAAAGTTAGAAATAGTCTGTAAACACGTTACCGAACGCTCCATCAACGCAGATGAAGCTGAAAGAGATGTAATAGAACTGAAAAAACTCCAATTCGCAGCCAACCACATAGGCGAAGTATTTGAAGCAATCATTACAGGAGTAACAGAACAGGGACTCTACGTTGAAACAATAGAACAGGTCATTCCCGGATTTGTTCACGTTACAAATCTTAAAAACGATTACTACATGTGCATTCCCAAACAGTACTGCCTCGTTGGAGAAAAAAGCGGAACGGTCTTTAGAATAGGCGACAGAGTTTTAGTAAAACTTCTAAACGTTGACCTCGAAAACAGAAAAGCTGAGTTTGAAATGGTGAGGAAGTTAAAGTGA
- a CDS encoding Uma2 family endonuclease: MGIVSFNEYPRYTYEDYKNWEGKWELIEGIPYAMSPSPGWKHQLVSNKIAWQLEELLKNCEECKALLPVDWKISEDTVVQPDNLVVCYELEDKPYITKTPSLIFEVLSESTALKDREVKFRLYEREGVKYYVIVDPKERIAKVYKLESGRYVKVCDATNEKVKFDLGKCSFEFDFSLVFKF; encoded by the coding sequence ATGGGAATAGTTAGCTTTAATGAATATCCGAGATACACTTATGAGGATTATAAGAACTGGGAAGGTAAGTGGGAACTTATAGAAGGAATTCCTTATGCGATGTCTCCTTCTCCCGGCTGGAAACATCAACTCGTAAGTAACAAAATAGCCTGGCAACTTGAGGAATTGCTGAAAAACTGCGAGGAGTGTAAAGCGCTTCTGCCTGTTGATTGGAAGATAAGCGAAGATACGGTGGTTCAGCCTGATAACCTTGTTGTGTGTTATGAGTTGGAAGATAAACCGTATATAACGAAGACTCCTTCTCTCATTTTTGAAGTTCTTTCTGAATCTACGGCTCTTAAGGACAGGGAAGTTAAGTTCAGGCTTTACGAAAGGGAAGGAGTGAAATACTACGTTATCGTTGACCCAAAGGAAAGAATTGCAAAGGTTTATAAGCTGGAAAGTGGAAGGTACGTTAAGGTTTGTGACGCTACGAATGAAAAGGTTAAGTTTGACTTAGGCAAGTGCAGTTTTGAGTTTGATTTTTCTCTTGTTTTTAAATTTTAG
- a CDS encoding toprim domain-containing protein, which yields MDRVKAIIYELKKFSDLREDWVILVEGKRDVKALKKLGIENVVEMKGQNYHTIAEKLSESKKGVVLLMDFDEHGERIFQKLQKILPTYGLKTDTYFRERLKETGIKYIEELDRWILQT from the coding sequence ATGGACAGGGTAAAAGCCATAATTTACGAACTCAAGAAATTCTCTGACTTAAGAGAAGACTGGGTTATTTTAGTAGAAGGCAAAAGGGACGTTAAAGCCCTCAAAAAATTGGGCATAGAAAACGTTGTTGAGATGAAAGGACAGAATTATCATACAATTGCAGAAAAACTCTCGGAAAGCAAAAAGGGCGTGGTGCTACTGATGGATTTTGATGAGCATGGAGAGAGGATTTTCCAGAAACTACAAAAAATCCTCCCCACCTACGGTCTCAAAACCGATACCTATTTTAGAGAAAGGCTGAAGGAAACTGGAATAAAATACATAGAAGAGTTAGACCGCTGGATACTGCAAACCTAA
- a CDS encoding FtsB family cell division protein, which produces MNQKPKCRFLWLILFWLVFIPWFIFSYFFGENSLITYASLKATYAKLLKEKDYWEERNEILREKIESLEKNKNYYYHKLAREMFLKGKKGEETILFVK; this is translated from the coding sequence TTGAACCAGAAACCGAAGTGTAGGTTTTTGTGGCTCATACTTTTCTGGCTGGTGTTTATACCCTGGTTTATCTTTAGCTACTTTTTTGGCGAAAACTCTCTCATAACCTACGCTTCGCTAAAGGCGACCTATGCCAAACTGCTTAAAGAAAAAGACTACTGGGAAGAGAGAAACGAGATATTAAGAGAAAAGATTGAAAGCCTTGAAAAGAACAAAAATTACTACTACCACAAACTGGCAAGAGAGATGTTCTTAAAAGGCAAAAAAGGCGAGGAGACAATTTTATTTGTAAAGTGA
- a CDS encoding DUF507 family protein, producing the protein MAKKNRFLKLLADKIADDLLSKEYVIADDPEGFKEKIYQLLYEDYIAEKELEEEAERIIQENAEEVTYRGVSLHKARKLIKEKLAKERGISVTGSIFSRDKSNYLAGKILRLILTDDELDYTEERGVIRNAIVHSFEEVAKLRKEIDQKVREKIASHSRPIYEGTPEWFALYRRYYNEELIERGLVEPETEV; encoded by the coding sequence ATGGCGAAGAAGAATAGATTCCTAAAGCTGTTAGCAGACAAAATTGCAGACGACCTTTTAAGTAAAGAATACGTAATTGCAGACGACCCTGAAGGATTTAAAGAAAAAATCTATCAGTTACTATACGAAGACTACATTGCCGAAAAGGAACTTGAAGAAGAAGCAGAGAGAATAATACAGGAAAACGCAGAAGAGGTAACATACAGGGGCGTTTCACTTCACAAAGCAAGAAAGCTCATAAAGGAAAAGTTAGCAAAGGAAAGAGGAATATCCGTTACAGGAAGCATCTTTTCAAGGGATAAATCAAACTACTTAGCAGGAAAAATCCTCCGCCTCATCCTCACCGACGACGAACTTGACTACACAGAAGAAAGAGGCGTAATTAGAAACGCAATCGTCCACTCCTTTGAAGAGGTAGCAAAACTCAGAAAAGAAATAGACCAGAAAGTAAGAGAAAAAATCGCCTCCCACTCCCGCCCGATATACGAAGGAACGCCGGAATGGTTTGCTCTTTACAGAAGATACTACAACGAAGAACTCATTGAGAGAGGCTTGGTTGAACCAGAAACCGAAGTGTAG